In one Lolium rigidum isolate FL_2022 chromosome 3, APGP_CSIRO_Lrig_0.1, whole genome shotgun sequence genomic region, the following are encoded:
- the LOC124696002 gene encoding uncharacterized protein LOC124696002, with amino-acid sequence MATFMCQLVLGCTGHTISTTRDGVRDRRRGDAKTTTRRSRRRRRRRRRRLPLHRRLSLPPATFSPITPAPVRVGEDEPPPSWDIVPDPVFEEGTWNFTSTQPPQYPVLNKVNEGDQLSSSGVEFPDLEESYAYQAQHEAADARQKTTEEVVPQTTEDTSVEKNGQRPPRKAGAAPNQEKEPKKVKKGAALEGALERYIDVRIQQVQGEAAILAREKELVQANDYSIKRCISILMKTTWPRDEKVKASEVFQIPANRETFISFNEDDPELGLLWLRGKVDKL; translated from the exons ATGGCAACGTTTATGTGCCAGTTGGTGCTGGGCTGCACAGGGCATAC AATATCCACGACACGCGACGGCGTGAGAGACAGACGACGGGGCGACGCGAAGACGACGACTCGGCGATCTCGCCGGcgaaggcgacggcgacggcgacgccttCCCCTCCACCGCCGGCTCTCTCTTCCGCCGGCGACGTTCTCCCCG ATCACACCTGCCCCTGTGAGAGTCGGAGAAGATGAGCCCCCTCCATCCTGGGATATAGTTCCTGATCCGGTCTTCGAAG AAGGGACTTGGAATTTCACCTCTACTCAACCACCACAATATCCTGTTCTTAATAAAGTAAATGAGGGAGACCAACTCAGTAGTAGTGGAGTCGAATTTCCAGATTTAGAAGAAAGCTATGCGTATCAAGCACAACATGAAGCTGCAGATGCAAGACAGAAAACAACTGAAGAAGTAGTACCACAAACTACAGAAGACACAAGTGTTGAAAAGAATGGACAGAGGCCGCCTAGAAAGGCTGGTGCAGCACCCAATCAAGAAAAGGAGCCAAAGAAGGTTAAGAAAGGTGCGGCACTGGAAGGAGCACTAGAGAGGTATATTGATGTGAGAATTCAACAGGTTCAAGGTGAGGCTGCTATCTTAGCGAGGGAAAAggagttggtgcaagcaaatgatTACTCAATCAAGAGATGCATCTCTATTCTCATGAAAACAACATGGCCACGAGATGAGAAGGTAAAAGCATCCGAGGTTTTCCAGATTCCAGCAAACCGAGAGACATTTATCAGTTTCAATGAGGATGACCCAGAACTTGGTCTGCTTTGGTTAAGAGGAAAGGTGGATAAGCTTTGA
- the LOC124698891 gene encoding beta-carotene isomerase D27, chloroplastic has product MEATALVLLPQGGLTVGAPPCSRERGVSCVMKKSYGRRIKRCSTVRSVMVRPQEVTLAPIPAPPAPVRETVAGTTATTVYHDTWFDNLAIGYLSRQLQAASGLKNAKPGYEGLIEAAVAISRVFRLETQGGIVAKALEQAMPSYIVTMIKVMMPPSKFSREYFAAFTTIFFPWLVGPCEVKESEVNGTREKNVVFIPKCRFLESTNCVGMCTNLCKIPSQKFMQESLGVSVYMSPNFEDMSCEMIFGQQPPEDDPALKQPCFRTKCIAKQTYGVNC; this is encoded by the exons ATGGAGGCCACCGCGCTTGTGCTCCTTCCTCAAGGTGGGCTCACGGTGGGAGCACCTCCCTGCTCGCGTGAAAGAGGCGTGTCCTGCGTAATGAAGAAGAGCTACGGGAGGAGGATCAAGCGCTGCTCCACCGTGCGATCGGTCATGGTGAGGCCACAAGAGGTAACGCTAGCGCCGATACCAGCGCCCCCAGCGCCGGTGAGAGAGACGGTCGCagggacgacggcgacgacagtGTACCACGACACCTGGTTCGACAACCTGGCCATCGGATACCTGTCCAGGCAACTTCAGGCTGCTTCTG GGTTAAAGAATGCAAAGCCTGGCTACGAGGGCTTGATAGAGGCTGCTGTGGCAATCTCCAGAGTCTTCAGGCTTGAAACACAGGGCGGGATTGTGGCCAAAGCTCTCGAACAAGCAATGCCAAGTTATATCGTCACAATG ATAAAGGTGATGATGCCGCCTTCAAAATTTTCCAGGGAGTACTTTGCTGCCTTCACCACGATATTCTTCCCTTGGCTTGTTGGACCGTGTGAG GTAAAGGAAtctgaagtcaatggaacaagagAGAAGAATGTGGTGTTTATCCCCAAATGCAG ATTTCTGGAAAGCACCAACTGTGTCGGTATGTGCACGAATCTTTGCAAGATTCCATCCCAGAAGTTTATGCAAGAATCGCTTGGAGTTTCTGTCTACATGTCACCCA ATTTTGAAGACATGAGCTGCGAGATGATCTTTGGACAGCAACCTCCTGAAGATGACCCAGCACTGAAGCAGCCCTGCTTCCGCACAAAAT GTATTGCAAAGCAGACCTATGGTGTGAATTGCTAG
- the LOC124702933 gene encoding ADP-ribosylation factor-like protein 5: MGAWMSRVWFVMFPAKEYKIVVVGLDNAGKTTTLYKLHLGEAVTAAPTIGSNVEEVVFKNIRFEVWDLGGQESLRTSWATYYRGTHAVIVVIDSTDRARINIIKDELFRLIQHADLDNTVVLVFANKQDLKDAMSAAEITDALSLHSIKNHDWHIQASCAITGEGLYDGMGWIAQKVAGKATAS; the protein is encoded by the exons ATGGGGGCGTGGATGTCGCGGGTGTGGTTCGTCATGTTCCCGGCCAAGGAGTACAAGATCGTGGTCGTGGGGCTCGATAACGCCGGGAAGACCACCACTCTCTACAAGCTCCACCTCGGCGAGGCCGTCACCGCCGCGCCCACCATCGGGAGCAACGTCGAGGAGGTCGTCTTCAAAAATATACGCTTCGAG GTGTGGGATCTAGGAGGACAAGAGAGCCTACGCACTTCATGGGCAACATACTACAGAGGAACTCACGCTGTGATTGTAGTAATTGACAGCACCGACCGTGCTCGCATCAACATCATCAAAGATGAGTTATTCCGGTTGATTCAGCATGCGGACCTTGACAACACGGTGGTCCTCGTGTTTGCTAACAAGCAGGATCTCAAGGATGCCATGTCGGCGGCTGAGATCACTGATGCACTGTCGCTGCACAGCATAAAGAACCATGACTGGCACATACAGGCCTCGTGCGCGATCACGGGCGAGGGCCTCTATGATGGCATGGGCTGGATAGCTCAGAAAGTTGCTGGAAAGGCCACGGCGAGCTGA